In Carassius gibelio isolate Cgi1373 ecotype wild population from Czech Republic chromosome B20, carGib1.2-hapl.c, whole genome shotgun sequence, the following are encoded in one genomic region:
- the dtl gene encoding denticleless protein homolog isoform X2 has translation MTLFHHVIDRGVIKKRCNGQRGLYPLSSLLDGYQCARRDEHISYGASATAVPPFGCTFSSAPAQQNSLAAANEEGFVTIFSTGEKQSSVLKEWQAHDNAVFDIAWVPGANSLVTASGDQTARLWDVITGDLLGTFKGHQCSLKSVGFSKQEKAVFSTGGRDGNIMIWDTRCSKKDGFYRQVKQISGAHMKPEKYTPQTKKRRGMAPPVDSQQGVTVVLFCDENKLISSGAVDGIIKMWDLRKSYTAYYQNPLPLQAYPYPGSCTRKLGYSGLSLDSTGSRLFSNCTDDNIYMFDISGLKTTPVAVFSGHSNSSFYVKSSVSPDDQFLASGSSDHHAYIWKISDPKQAPMMLQGHSQEVTSVAWCPTDFTKIASCSDDNTVRIWRLNRRPDGENSSNRDPNLVGWTLRKIQSPPRAPSPYSPVEVTPAKGPGSERVISLSSPQPAACAPTGADLPLPSNTSAPSAKVSSPKMPSSIQQWISRGVSPLRKVLTPVLQGPSSERRAKRRLETGDGSGLGEESDGVSELYPDVKRSRISESTQNEKADLFSLQTEERLSSAGQAGTGKENSSPRTDWLSVISQRFKGSAQPKSPNGSSKRHDARTPSSPAAVSPCPIRVVSPPPTKKASPSRPIKKISCYFVKRSQD, from the exons ATGACTCTTTTCCACCATGTTATTGATCGAGGCGTTATTAAAAAAAGATGTAATG GTCAGCGTGGGCTCTATccgctgtcctctctgctggaCGGGTACCAGTGCGCGCGACGGGACGAACACATCTCATACGGAGCCTCGGCTACTGCTGTGCCGCCGTTTGGATGCACATTTTCCTCCG CTCCTGCTCAACAGAACAGCCTCGCTGCTGCAAACGAGGAAGGGTTTGTGACCATCTTCAGTACTGGAGAAAAACAGAGCTCTGTGCTGAAAG AGTGGCAAGCACATGATAATGCAGTGTTTGATATTGCCTGGGTTCCTGGTGCAAACAGCTTG GTAACTGCATCTGGTGACCAAACGGCCCGTCTGTGGGATGTTATTACTGGTGATCTGTTAGGAACATTTAAAGGACATCAGTGCAGTCTCAAATCAGTGGGTTTTTCCAAGCAAGAGAAAG CTGTTTTTAGCACTGGAGGCAGAGATGGGAACATAATGATTTGGGACACAAGATGCAGTAAAAAAG ATGGTTTCTACAGGCAGGTAAAACAGATCAGTGGTGCCCACATGAAACCTGAGAAATACACGCCCCAAACGAAGAAACGGCGTGGGATGGCGCCCCCTGTG GACTCCCAGCAGGGTGTGACGGTGGTTTTGTTCTGCGATGAGAACAAACTCATCTCCTCAGGAGCAGTAGATGG GATCATTAAAATGTGGGATTTGCGGAAGAGCTACACTGCATACTACCAGAACCCGCTCCCTCTGCAGGCCTATCCTTACCCGGGCTCCTGCACACGCAAACTAG GTTACTCTGGTCTGTCACTGGACTCCACTGGCTCCAGACTGTTCTCCAACTGTACAGATGACAATATCTACATGTTCGACATCAGTGGATTGAAAACAACTCCAG TTGCTGTGTTCAGCGGTCACAGTAACTCCTCGTTTTATGTGAAGTCCAGTGTCAGTCCAGATGACCAGTTCCTGGCCAGTGGTTCAAGTGACCATCATGCTTATATATGGAAG aTTTCAGACCCGAAACAAGCTCCCATGATGCTTCAAGGCCATAGTCAGGAAGTCACATCAGTGGCCTGGTGCCCCACTGATTTCACCaag ATTGCTTCCTGCTCTGATGACAACACTGTTAGGATCTGGCGCTTGAATCGCAGACCAGACGGCGAAAACTCATCGAACCGAGATCCAAACCTCGTAGGCTGGACACTTCGTAAAATCCAGTCACCACCCAGAGCACCTA GCCCTTACAGCCCTGTTGAAGTCACTCCAGCCAAAGGTCCTGGATCCGAGAGGGTCATCTCTCTGTCTTCACCCCAGCCTGCTGCTTGCGCCCCCACGGGTGCTGATTTACCCCTGCCATCAAACACATCTGCACCTTCAGCCAAGGTCAGCAGCCCCAAAATGCCCTCGTCCATCCAGCAGTGGATCAGCCGTGGTGTATCTCCCCTTCGTAAGGTGCTCACACCTGTCCTCCAGGGCCCTTCCTCTGAACGCCGTGCAAAGCGACGACTGGAAACAGGTGATGGGTCTGGTTTGGGAGAGGAGAGTGACGGGGTGTCTGAACTGTATCCTGATGTAAAGAGGAGCAGGATTTCAGAAAGCACACAGAACGAGAAAGCTGATCTGTTCAGTTTGCAAACAGAGGAGAGGCTCAGCTCGGCTGGACAAGCTGGCACTGGCAAAGAGAACAGCTCTCCGAGGACTGATTGGCTTTCTGTGATCAGCCAGAGATTTAAAGGATCAGCTCAACCAAAAAGCCCCAACGGCAGCAGCAAACGACACGATGCAAGAACACCGAGCTCTCCA gcAGCAGTATCACCATGTCCAATAAGAGTCGTCTCTCCACCACCAACCAAGAAAGCATCACCATCCAGACCCATTAAAAAAATCTCTTGCTATTTTGTGAAAAGAAGCCAAGACTGA
- the dtl gene encoding denticleless protein homolog isoform X1: MTLFHHVIDRGVIKKRCNAGQRGLYPLSSLLDGYQCARRDEHISYGASATAVPPFGCTFSSAPAQQNSLAAANEEGFVTIFSTGEKQSSVLKEWQAHDNAVFDIAWVPGANSLVTASGDQTARLWDVITGDLLGTFKGHQCSLKSVGFSKQEKAVFSTGGRDGNIMIWDTRCSKKDGFYRQVKQISGAHMKPEKYTPQTKKRRGMAPPVDSQQGVTVVLFCDENKLISSGAVDGIIKMWDLRKSYTAYYQNPLPLQAYPYPGSCTRKLGYSGLSLDSTGSRLFSNCTDDNIYMFDISGLKTTPVAVFSGHSNSSFYVKSSVSPDDQFLASGSSDHHAYIWKISDPKQAPMMLQGHSQEVTSVAWCPTDFTKIASCSDDNTVRIWRLNRRPDGENSSNRDPNLVGWTLRKIQSPPRAPSPYSPVEVTPAKGPGSERVISLSSPQPAACAPTGADLPLPSNTSAPSAKVSSPKMPSSIQQWISRGVSPLRKVLTPVLQGPSSERRAKRRLETGDGSGLGEESDGVSELYPDVKRSRISESTQNEKADLFSLQTEERLSSAGQAGTGKENSSPRTDWLSVISQRFKGSAQPKSPNGSSKRHDARTPSSPAAVSPCPIRVVSPPPTKKASPSRPIKKISCYFVKRSQD, encoded by the exons ATGACTCTTTTCCACCATGTTATTGATCGAGGCGTTATTAAAAAAAGATGTAATG CAGGTCAGCGTGGGCTCTATccgctgtcctctctgctggaCGGGTACCAGTGCGCGCGACGGGACGAACACATCTCATACGGAGCCTCGGCTACTGCTGTGCCGCCGTTTGGATGCACATTTTCCTCCG CTCCTGCTCAACAGAACAGCCTCGCTGCTGCAAACGAGGAAGGGTTTGTGACCATCTTCAGTACTGGAGAAAAACAGAGCTCTGTGCTGAAAG AGTGGCAAGCACATGATAATGCAGTGTTTGATATTGCCTGGGTTCCTGGTGCAAACAGCTTG GTAACTGCATCTGGTGACCAAACGGCCCGTCTGTGGGATGTTATTACTGGTGATCTGTTAGGAACATTTAAAGGACATCAGTGCAGTCTCAAATCAGTGGGTTTTTCCAAGCAAGAGAAAG CTGTTTTTAGCACTGGAGGCAGAGATGGGAACATAATGATTTGGGACACAAGATGCAGTAAAAAAG ATGGTTTCTACAGGCAGGTAAAACAGATCAGTGGTGCCCACATGAAACCTGAGAAATACACGCCCCAAACGAAGAAACGGCGTGGGATGGCGCCCCCTGTG GACTCCCAGCAGGGTGTGACGGTGGTTTTGTTCTGCGATGAGAACAAACTCATCTCCTCAGGAGCAGTAGATGG GATCATTAAAATGTGGGATTTGCGGAAGAGCTACACTGCATACTACCAGAACCCGCTCCCTCTGCAGGCCTATCCTTACCCGGGCTCCTGCACACGCAAACTAG GTTACTCTGGTCTGTCACTGGACTCCACTGGCTCCAGACTGTTCTCCAACTGTACAGATGACAATATCTACATGTTCGACATCAGTGGATTGAAAACAACTCCAG TTGCTGTGTTCAGCGGTCACAGTAACTCCTCGTTTTATGTGAAGTCCAGTGTCAGTCCAGATGACCAGTTCCTGGCCAGTGGTTCAAGTGACCATCATGCTTATATATGGAAG aTTTCAGACCCGAAACAAGCTCCCATGATGCTTCAAGGCCATAGTCAGGAAGTCACATCAGTGGCCTGGTGCCCCACTGATTTCACCaag ATTGCTTCCTGCTCTGATGACAACACTGTTAGGATCTGGCGCTTGAATCGCAGACCAGACGGCGAAAACTCATCGAACCGAGATCCAAACCTCGTAGGCTGGACACTTCGTAAAATCCAGTCACCACCCAGAGCACCTA GCCCTTACAGCCCTGTTGAAGTCACTCCAGCCAAAGGTCCTGGATCCGAGAGGGTCATCTCTCTGTCTTCACCCCAGCCTGCTGCTTGCGCCCCCACGGGTGCTGATTTACCCCTGCCATCAAACACATCTGCACCTTCAGCCAAGGTCAGCAGCCCCAAAATGCCCTCGTCCATCCAGCAGTGGATCAGCCGTGGTGTATCTCCCCTTCGTAAGGTGCTCACACCTGTCCTCCAGGGCCCTTCCTCTGAACGCCGTGCAAAGCGACGACTGGAAACAGGTGATGGGTCTGGTTTGGGAGAGGAGAGTGACGGGGTGTCTGAACTGTATCCTGATGTAAAGAGGAGCAGGATTTCAGAAAGCACACAGAACGAGAAAGCTGATCTGTTCAGTTTGCAAACAGAGGAGAGGCTCAGCTCGGCTGGACAAGCTGGCACTGGCAAAGAGAACAGCTCTCCGAGGACTGATTGGCTTTCTGTGATCAGCCAGAGATTTAAAGGATCAGCTCAACCAAAAAGCCCCAACGGCAGCAGCAAACGACACGATGCAAGAACACCGAGCTCTCCA gcAGCAGTATCACCATGTCCAATAAGAGTCGTCTCTCCACCACCAACCAAGAAAGCATCACCATCCAGACCCATTAAAAAAATCTCTTGCTATTTTGTGAAAAGAAGCCAAGACTGA